In a single window of the Lynx canadensis isolate LIC74 chromosome E2, mLynCan4.pri.v2, whole genome shotgun sequence genome:
- the TTC9B gene encoding tetratricopeptide repeat protein 9B, with the protein MQRGALSPVLMLSAAPEPPPRPPPALSPPGPGPRHGSARPSPAPEPSGGLGAALDSSLRAAVAFKAEGQRCYREKKFREAIGKYHRALLQLKAAQGARPGGLPAPAPGPASSPGPARLSEEQRRLVENTEVECYDSLTACLLQSELVNYERVREYCLKVLEKQQGNFKATYRAGIAFYHLGDYARALRYLQEARSREPTDTNVLRYIQLTQLKMNRRSLQREDSGAGAGAGAGPGNRDVIG; encoded by the exons ATGCAGCGCGGCGCGCTGTCCCCGGTGCTGATGCTCAGCGCTGCCCCGGAGCCTCCGCCGCGCCCGCCTCCCGCCCTCTCCCCGCCGGGCCCGGGCCCCCGCCATGGCTCGGCtcggcccagccctgccccagagcCGTCGGGAGGCCTGGGCGCGGCGCTCGACAGCAGCCTGCGGGCCGCCGTGGCGTTCAAGGCGGAGGGCCAGCGCTGCTACCGAGAGAAGAAGTTCCGGGAAGCCATCGGCAAGTATCACCGGGCACTGCTGCAGCTGAAGGCGGCGCAGGGAGCCCGCCCTGGAGGtctgcccgcccccgcccccgggcccgcCAGCAGCCCGGGGCCAGCCCGCCTCAGCGAGGAGCAGCGGCGCCTGGTGGAGAACACGGAGGTGGAATGTTATGACTCTCTCACGG CCTGCCTGCTGCAGTCGGAGCTGGTGAACTATGAGCGGGTGCGCGAGTACTGTCTCAAGGTCCTGGAGAAGCAGCAGGGCAACTTCAAGGCCACCTACCGCGCTGGCATTGCCTTCTACCACCTGGGCGACTATGCACGCGCGCTGCGCTACCTGCAGGAGGCCCGCAGCCGGGAGCCCACAG ACACCAATGTCCTGCGCTACATCCAGCTGACCCAGCTGAAGATGAACCGTCGCAGCCTCCAGCGGGAAGACagtggggccggggctggggccggggcggggccagggAATCGGGATGTCATAGGCTAA